Proteins from a genomic interval of Candidatus Babela massiliensis:
- a CDS encoding type IV pilin protein, whose amino-acid sequence MYIKNKNAFTLLELMIVVAIIAFLSILTIPNLMKFLAKSKRAEAYINLSSLAMAQKAYFAENGKYTNILSKEGLNWKPEGNFNYSYGFNGSANSNYFIGQLKTPVSNLSNSKITPEGFTICAAGDIDGDGVADVLCINQNNEIKILQDDLL is encoded by the coding sequence ATGTATATAAAAAATAAGAACGCTTTTACACTACTTGAATTAATGATCGTTGTAGCTATTATTGCCTTTTTATCGATTTTGACAATTCCTAATTTAATGAAATTTCTAGCAAAATCAAAAAGAGCAGAAGCCTATATAAATTTGAGTTCTCTTGCAATGGCTCAAAAAGCTTATTTTGCTGAAAATGGTAAATATACAAATATTCTTTCAAAAGAAGGGCTAAACTGGAAACCAGAGGGTAATTTTAATTATAGTTATGGATTTAATGGTAGTGCTAACTCTAATTACTTTATAGGACAACTTAAAACTCCTGTTTCTAACCTTTCAAATTCTAAAATCACGCCAGAAGGATTTACTATATGTGCTGCCGGAGATATAGATGGAGATGGAGTAGCTGATGTACTATGTATAAATCAAAATAATGAGATAAAAATATTACAAGATGATCTCTTATAA